One Synechocystis sp. LKSZ1 genomic window, TTAGCTCAGAAGTCCAGCAAGGGAACAATCTCTCGGAGGCCATGCGCCGCTACCCCGAGTGTTTTGATGACCTCTACGTCAGTATGGTAGAAGCTGGAGAAACAGGGGGGGTACTCGATGAAGTCCTCAATCGTCTATCCAAGCTCCTAGAAGACGTGGCTCGCCTACAAAACCAGATTAAATCGGCCATGGCCTATCCCGTGGCTGTTGGGTTTTTAGCCGTTGTCGCTTTCCTTGGAATGACGATTTTTCTAATTCCCGTCTTTGCCAATATTTTTGAAAGCTTAGGCGGCGAATTACCGGGGTTAACAAAATTCATGCTGAACCTGAGCAATTTTCTGCGCAGTCCCCTGGCGATTATTCCCGTTGTTGTCATCATTGTTGCGGTTTTTCTATTCAAGCGCTATTACTCCACCCATGCGGGGCGCCGCCAAGTCGATGCCGTGATGCTTAAACTGCCTCTCTTTGGCCCTCTCAATGAAAAAACGGCTGTTGCTCGCTTTTGTCGTGTTTTTGGAACCTTAACCCGCTCCGGAGTTCCGATTATTCAGTCCTTGGAAATTGTTGGTGATACCATTCCCAATAAAATCATTTCCGACGCGATTGATGGGGCCATCGCTGAAATTCAATCCGGGGGAATGATGAGTCTAGCCTTGCAAAAAGCCAAAGTGTTTCCATCCTTAGCCATTCAAATGATCAGCATTGGCGAAGAAACTGGGGAATTAGATTCCATGATGATGAAGGTGGCCGACTTCTACGAAGATGAAGTTGAACAAACTGTTAAGGCTTTAACCAGCGTTATCGAGCCCCTTATGATGGTGTTTATTGCTGGCATGGTCGGCACGATTCTCCTGTCCATGTACCTCCCCATGTTCAAAATCTTTGACAAACTGGGTAACTAGTACAAAACCCAAACCTCCTCCGTACCTTGCACCCCTTGGTAAAGCCGCTCTAGCTGGGTAAAACCGGCAGCGGCAGCCCAGGACTGGAGATCGAGGCTCGTTTCTGGATAGTCACTACTGCGGATATGCTCCAGAATTAGTGTCTTAGTCTCAGCGGTAGCCAGGGGCCAGTCCTGTTCCATCATCTGGCCGTAGTGCTGGAGGTATTGCTCACGACTCTCACCGGCCTGACGCACGACATCCGCCCAAAGGAAATAGCCACCGGGCCGTAAACAAGATCGAGCCTCCTTTAAAAACAACTGTTTTTGCTCCTGAGACAGATGGTGTAAACAAAAAGCGGAGAGCATCACGTCTACAGGCTCCCTCTGTTGTCCAATAAAGCTCAAGACATCTGCCTGAATCAATTGAAAAGTGGGGAAGCGGCCCTGGAAAGTCTGCTGGGCCAGGGCCAAGGCCGGTTGGGAGAGATCCACACCGGTATAGCTGACCACCGGCAGACCTGTAAAGACCTGGGCCGAAAAACTACCATCGCCACAGCCGAGGTCAAAACAAGTAAACGGTTCCCAACAGTTATCCTGGAGGTAGGTTTGGAGTACCTGGGCGATCTGCCGGTGCTCCATGTAGTTATAGCGGAGGATTTGCTGATAGCTGTCCCAGGCTTGGAAAAATTGGCTAATGGCCTGGAGGTCAGGGGCAGGGCTAGACATAGGACAGAGTCGTCGGAGCGGGTTGAGGATTAGTCCTCAGCATAGCGGAAAGTTCTCCCCGTCGCTGGCTCCTGTCGGCTGAAACCCAAGTCTATTACCGGTTCCCTGTGAGGCAACCAATATCCATCCAGCGTAGGACGGCCCATGGAATGGCAACAACTCTTAAGTGCTAAACGATTAGGCAAAACCCACCCGGAAGACAGTTCCTTTGAGCGCACCGCTTTTTTAAAGGATTATGACCGCATCGTCTATTCCACGGCCTTTCGCCGTCTCAAGGATAAAACCCAGGTTTTTCCCCTGTCTAAAAATGCTGATGTCCGTACCCGCCTAATCCATAGCTTGGAAGTTTCCTGCGTGGGGCGTTCCCTGGGACGGATGGTGGGCGAACAAATTATCCAGCGTCATCAGCTCCAGCAGGTCGATGCCGCTGATTTTGGCGATATTTTATCTGCTGCCTGCCTAGCCCATGATATTGGTAATCCCCCCTTTGGCCATGCTGGGGAAGATGCCATTCAAACGGCTTTTCAGCATTGGTATCGTCAAGACAACCCCAAAGGGAGTTTACTCTCTCCCCTAGAAAAAGCGGATTTTGACCAATTTGAGGGCAATGCCCAGGGATTTCGCATTTTAACCCGCCTGGGAATGCCCCATCGCTACGGCGGGATGCAACTGACCTGTACCACTCTGGCTACCTTTACTAAATATCCCCGCGAATCCTTAATCTCTTCTAAAACCTTAAAACATCACACGGGCCAAAGCACCCGCAAATACGGTTTTTTCCAAGCAGAAAAGGAATTATTCCAGGAAGTCGCCGAGACGGTGGGGTTGGTTCGTCGTCCTGGCCCGGCCCATTGGTGGTGCCGCCATCCCCTGACCTTTTTGATGGAGGCCGCCGATGATATTTGCTATTCCATTGTTGATCTTGAAGACGGTTTTCACATGGGCCATCTTCCCTTTTCGGAAGTGCGGGATTTGCTAGCCGCCATTGCCGAAACGGATCTAGGGGAGTATGAAGTCAATCAAGAAGAAACGATTAAACGGCTGAGGGCCAAGGCCATTAATAAATTGGTCGTGGAAGTTGCTCAACTTTTCCTTGATTGGGAACCCAGCATTTTAAAGGGAGAATTTGACCAAAGCCTCGTCGGCCAGAGTCGCTTTGCCGACATCCTGAAAAACATTGAGGTTAAAACATCAGCTTCTGTGTTTCATCATCCTAATGTGGTTCGCATTAAGGTGGCGGGCTACGAAGTTTTAGGGGGCCTGTTGACGGAATTTTTGACGGCTATCTATCAAAATAATAAAAAAAGTCAACTGGTGCGCTATATGTTACCCGAGCAATTTAGCCCCGCGCCGAACCAAAGTAACTACGCTAAGATGCTCAATATTACGGACTACATCGCCGGTATGACGGATCTCCAGGCAACCCTCCTCTTCCAGCAATTACGGGGAATTACCCTATGACCGCCTCCCGGCACGGAGCGCTAGCCCTAGAGCGCCCATTACCGTTTGCTCTCCTCCATCGTTACCCATGTCTTCCTCTTCCAAGCCGTCCTTTGCCCAGATTCTGCACAATCAATGGCAAATTCTAGCCAGTTTTGTGGCTATTTTCTGGGGTCTAGAGTTTTTAGATGTTTTCGTCCTACATCATCGTCTCGATCAATTTGGCATCCAGCCCCATCGTTTCATCGGCCTGCGTGGTATCTTGTTTGCGCCCTTTTTGCACGGGGGGTTTTTGCACCTAATTAGCAACACCGTCCCCTTTCTTGTGCTGGGCTGGCTGGTGATGCTACAAGAAACCAGTGATTTTTGGATTGTCACCGTGATCACGATGCTGGTTGGGGGCCTAGGAACGTGGGTCTTTGGGGCACCGGGTTCTGTCCATATAGGGGCCAGTATTCTGATTTTTGGTTATCTGGGCTTTCTGCTGTTCCGGGGGTATTTCCAGCGTAATGGTGCGTCCATTGCCCTATCTCTCCTCGTTCTCTTCCTATACAGCGGTGCTCTGTGGGGCCTACTGCCTCTCCAACGGGGAGTTTCTTGGCAGGGCCATTTGTTTGGCTTTATTGGCGGGGCCTTGGCTGCTCGCATGATTGCTAAGGAAAAACGCTATTACTCCGGCTAAAGTGGGGGAGGGCTTTCCCCGATACCTGCTTCCCTGTTTCGTCCTGGTTATGGTACTACTGATTCCTAATTGCTGTCTCTTTTTCCCCTTCCTCACTTTTCAATCCCCTGGGCCGATCCTGTTGCAATGGGGCCCCCTCACCCTGCGCTGGTACGGCCTGTTAATTGCCACTGCGGTTCTGCTGGGCGTCCTCCTGTCCCAATTTTTAGCCCAGAAGCGTCATCTAAAACCCGAATTGATAAGTGATTTAGCCCTCTGGTTAGTGCTGGCGGCCATCCCCTGTGCCCGGCTCTACTACGTCATTTTTGAATGGCCCAATTATGCAGCTAACCCCTGGCAGGCCCTGGCTATCTGGCAGGGAGGGATTGCCATTCACGGGGCCTTAATCGGTGGCACCCTAGCGACTTTATTTTTTGTCCGTCGCCATCATCTTTCTTTCTGGAATTTGGCGGATATTTTAGTGCCTTCGGTGGCCCTGGGCCAGGGCATTGGTCGTTGGGGCAATTTCTTTAACTCCGAGGCCTTTGGTCGTCCCACGGATCTACCCTGGAAACTCTTCATTCCTCCGGCCCATCGTCCACCGGGATACCTCCAGTTCGACTATTTTCACCCCACCTTTTTATACGAATCCCTCTGGAATTTTGGTGTCTTTGCCCTACTCTTGGGGGTTTTTCTCTGGGGTCTGGGACAACCCACTCGTCTGAAAACCGGTACGGTGACCTGCTTGTATTTGGTGAGCTATAGTCTGGGCCGCTTCTGGATTGAGGGCCTGCGGATGGATAGCTTGATGCTCGGCCCTCTGCGCATTGCCCAAGTAGTGAGCCTCACCTTGATTTTACTGGGCCTACTGGGCTTACTTTGGTTGTATCTTGGCAAAACCCCCCTACCCGACTTCCGAGGCCAACAACCCACTTCACCCCAGACAAGGTAATTTCTGTGACGATTGCTAACGCGACTTCTGGCCTGCGGCCCGCCGTCTATTTTATCGGTGCAGGGCCGGGCGATCCCGAACTGTTGACGGTTAAAGGCCAACGAATTTTAGCCCAAGCAGAGGTGATCCTCTACGCGGATTCCCTCGTACCACGACAGATGCTCCAGGACGTGCGGCCCGATGCTCAATTAATTGCCACCGGCAATCAAACCCTGGAACAGATCTTACCGCTGATGATTGAAGCCGTGCATTCCGGCCAACGGGTTGTGCGTCTGCACTCGGGGGATTTGACCCTCTACAGTGCCATCCATGAACAAATCCAGGCCTTGAGCGAGGCGGACATCCCCTACGAATGTATTCCGGGCATTAGTGCTTTCCAGGCAGCGGCGGCCCGTTTAAACGCCGAGTTAACGATTCCCGATCTGGTTCAGACAATTATTTTGACCCGTATTAGTGGCGCGGCCTCGGCGGTTCCCCCCGCTGAAGAATTGGCCTCCCTAGCGGCCCACCAAGCCAGTCTGGGCCTGTATTTAGCGGCCCGTCATGTCGTAGCGGCCCAGGCACAATTATTGGCCCATTACCCCGCCGATACCCCCGTGGCTATTTGTTTCCGGGTCGGGTGGCCCGATGAAAAGCTATGGCTAGTGCCCCTCAGCGATATGGCCCTGGTAAGTCAGCAGGAAAATTTAATTCGTACCACCCTTTACCTGATTAGTCCGGCCCTAAAGCCCGCCATCCACCAGCGTTCCCGCCTTTATCACCCAGAACACCATCATTTATTCCGGCCCCGTTGAAATTGGCCAGTCAAGTCTGAGCAACCCTTCCAATGAGCTGGTAATCGCCTAAACTAGGGCTAGGAATAGCATTGAGGCCGTTGGCCATGCTCGTTGTTTTAAATAATGAACAAGTCTTCCAGGCCCACCGGGTTTGCCAAGGCTGTCTGCTGGCCAATCAAGAGGGCCTACCCCGCTGGCAAGGGAATCATCTCTGCTGTGCCGCTCCGATTAAAACGGCCCTGTCTGGCCCGGAAACTCTATACGAATGCCAAATGGGCTTTCGCCTAGCCCAGATTGAAGGTTAGCCAGCGTTTTTTCCAACGGCTGGTGGGTTCTAAATCACTGCGGCTTTGCTCTTGACGACGGTGCTGGTGAATTGTTGAAGCATCATCGCGCAATGAGGGGTCACGGTAGGGAATGGCCGCACGAGTTTGTAGGTGTTCTCTTTCTGCTGGGGAAAGGGGCCGGAGGCCTTGATCTGTCCATTGGGCTAGGGTTCCCGGTGAACGTCGTCCCACTTGAGGCGTGGGGCCAAAACAGAGGCCTGCGAGACGGAGGGCAGTACGCACTGAGGCGGCACAGGAATAGGTAGCCAGGACACCCGTTGGCCCGAGATGTTGAGCTAAAAGCTGAATAAATTCCACTGTCCAGAGTTGAGGACACTTGGGGGGGGAAAAAGGATCGAGAAAAATGGCATCAGCGGCTAACGGAGCAAGGGGACGCAGGGTTTGTCGGGCATCGCCCCAGAGAACTTGGGCGGTGAGGGTAGGGGCCTGGTAGCGACCGGTTTCGACGAGAGGGGTCAGGGCCTGGACGATAGACTGGGGCCAGGCCTGGAGCAAATGGTACTGTAACGCTTGGCGGGGAACCTCGGAGTCTTGCTCTAAGGCTACCAGGTGGATATGACACTGGGGATTGACCGACCAAATAGCCGTCAGGGCGGCGGCGGTATTGTAACCCAGGCCATAGCAGACATCGAGAAGGGTAATCGAGTCCCGTTGCTGGGCTAAGGCCGGCAATTGACAGGCCTGAACAAACTTTTGCTCCGCTTCCTGCTGAGCCCCGGAGGCAGAATGAAAGGCTTCTTGGAAGGTTTCGGAAAAAAAGGTGAAGGATCCATCCGCCGTTGCTTGAGGCGTCAACATGGTCAAATCTGGGCCAAATAATCCTCTAGATCCGTGAGTAATTGGCTGAGGTCTGCTTCGGTGCTGAGGCGAATACGGTCATCTCGCAGGGTTAGCAAAACCTTGGCGGTAAAGGGGCTGGCGTAGAGATTAGGATTACAAAAAACCTCTAGAAACACATCCCCCGCATGGCGATACTCTAGGGCATCTTGCTTGGTAGGTCGCTCCTTCTGGTTCACCTGCTGAGCAATGGTTTTTAGGCGCTGGTTAAGCTGGGCAATTTCGGTTTGCAAAGCCTGGGCCGCTTCCGGGGGAAAACGAAAGGAAACAGAACCTTGGGCCAGATTGACGGTGAAAGAAGCCATATTCGCTACCAGACACAGCTAACGGAGTCGCTTAATTATAACGGCCAAATTGGAACTGTTTTACTTTTTCCACAGTCTCTAGTTGTTTTCCACATAATCTGGTGGACTTTTCCACATTAATTAGGAGGGTTTACCAAAAGTAAAGCCTCCCTTAAAACTTTCTTAATATTTTTATCCTTGTCCATACAGTATTCCAAGAGAAGGAACCCCTTGTCCAGCCGGGAGAGACGACGTAAGAGGGTATGATAGACGAACTGTGCAGAATCGCCCTCAGGCTATCTGTTCCCATTGGATTTTTTGATAAAAACGTTTAAATGTCTCATTCCACCGATATTCATACCATGGCACGCTGGTTGGCGGCGGATTTCAGCAACCAAGCCCAAGCCTTTGAAAATCCTCCCTTTTTCGCCCATATCCGCGTAGGCATTCGCCCCCTGCCCCTGAGTCAATTTCCTGAGCCGACCCTCTTTTTAGAGCAGGCCTACGATTTTATGCTCCAGCGGCCCTATCGTTTGCGGGCCCTCCGGCTCAAGGTCATTGAGGGCCATATTGAAATCGAAAATTTTAAAATTAAGGACGAAGAGAAATTCTACGGTGCCAGCCGTAACCCCAGCCAACTGCACCAGTTGAGACCCACCGATTTAGAACCGATGGCTGGTTGTGACATGATTGTGACCTGGACGGGCCAAAGCTTTAAAGGGGAAGTCCAACCCGGCAAAAACTGTATCATCGTCCGGGACGGTAAAGAAACCTATCTCGACAATAGTTTTGAAGTCAGTGAGGCAGGCCTGATTAGCCTAGACCGGGGTTACGATCCTGCCACCGATGAGTTGGTCTGGGGTTCCATCGCCGGGGCCTTCCAGTTTCAACGCTGGGCCAGCTTTGCCGACGAAGTTCAGTTTTAAGTCTCCAGACTCGGATCAACCCCTTGGCCTCCCTGCCAACGGCGGAGCGGCACGCAATCAATGCCCAATTGGTCTAGGCTCCGGGCAACGACAAAATCCACCAGGTCTTCAATGGTTTGGGGCTGGTGATACCAAGCTGGGATGGCCGGGACAATTCTGGCCCCAGCTTCCGCTAGGGTAGTGAGATTGCGCAGATGGATCAGGCTAAAGGGGGTTTCTCGGGGAACTACCACCAGGGGACGGCCCTCCTTAAGTTGCACATCCGCCGCCCGTTCCAGCAAATCCGAGCTTAGGCCCCCGGCTAATTTGGCCACGGTGCTCATGCTACAGGGAATCACCACCATACCCAGACTGCGAAAAGAACCACTGGCAATGTTGGCCCCGACATCACCACTGCGATGACAGCGCAAATGGCCCCCCTCCAGGACACCGGCCTGTTGCCGCCAAAACTGTTCCTGCAGTTCTGGTTCCACGGGCATCCGAATACCTTGCTCTGCCAACCAGACTTGGTGGCTGGCCTTAGAGGCGACTAATTCGAGGGCGTAGCCGGCGGTTAATAAAAACTTGATGGCCCGCACAGCATAGATCAGGCCGGAGGCACCACTCACCCCCAATACCACGGGTAGAGGCTTGGTCAAATTAAACCTTCCAATTCAAGTTCTTCAATCATCTGAATGCCACGGGGGTCTCCCAAGCGGAGCAGGGCCGCCTTGGCATCTTCTTTTACCCCAAAGTCTTCATCCTCCACCAGGGCCTCTAGCAGGGCATCAATGGCCGTGGCATAGACCACGTTGGAGGGGAGTTCTCGGCAAAGTTGGCCCAGGGCCCAGGCACAATTACTCCGCACCGCCGCCATGGGGTCCCGCCGCAGGGCCTCGATTAGGGGCGGAATGGTGGCAATCACATCTTCGTAGGCTAGGCTGGCAATGGCGGGTAGGCTACTGGCAGCCCAGAGGCGCACAGCGGAAATTTCGGTTTTCAGAGCATGGAGCAAAGGGGCCAGGGCCCGGCGGTCAGCACAGTTACCCAAGGCCCAGACCACTCCCTTGCGGACATAGCCATTCCAATCGGTATTGAGCAAATGAATCAGCGGCTCCACCACTTGCGCATCAGTATTGCGCCCTAAGGCATAGGCTGCACTCACTCGAACCAGGGGACACACATCTCGAAGAAGCTGAATCAGCGGGAGAATCGCTCGATTATCTTGCAGTTCACAAAAGGCCCTGGCGGCCACCATCCGTTGGGACGCATCGGGATGGGCCAATAGCGTCAACATCAGTTCAGGATCCGGAGCCGGTACCGCTAGGCTTTCTTCATCTAGGGGATCGGTGGCGAGGGCATCCTCAAGAATGCTGAGATCGTCATAATTACGCATACAGTGGCAATTATCCCACAGAATTTCGACCGCGAAAACTAGTGGTTCAGCTCGAATCTAACCCGTGAGACGCTCTGGTGATCCTCAGGGAACACCGGTAGAGACGAGGAAGTTTGGTACAATTACTCAGAGCCTTAAAATATCAATTTTTCCTGAGCCGCAGAGACGCATGGCCCCTCGTCCACTCAAAAAGGTATCGACGCTCTTTGAACAATTCCTTTAGACGAATTTTGTAATATGTCCCTATTCGATTGGTTTGCGAACCGTGAAAAAGCTGAACCGCCCGCTGTCCAGCAACCCCAGGAACGGGAAATCGCCGATGGCCTGTGGACCAAATGCCCCAGTTGTGGAGTGCTAACCTATACAAAAGACCTCCAAACCAATCAAATGGTTTGCGCCGACTGTGGCCACCATCTGCGTGTCGATAGTGATGAACGCATTCGTCAATTGATTGACCCCAAAACCTGGCAACCCCTAAACGAGCATCTCTGTCCGACGGACCCCCTCAAATTCCGCGACCGTAAATCCTACCAAGACCGCATCAAAGACAGTCAAAAAAGTACCCAACTCACCGATGCCGTGCAAACCGGGACGGGTCTATTGGATGGCCTGCCCGTGGCCCTGGGGGTCATGGATTTTCGCTTCATGGGCGGCAGTATGGGGTCAGTGGTGGGGGAAAAACTCTGTCGTCTGATCGAATATGCGACCCGTGAACGTCTCCCGGTCATTATCATTTGTGCCTCTGGGGGGGCCAGGATGCAAGAAGGGATGCTGAGTCTGATGCAAATGGCTAAAATTTCGGGGGCCCTGCACCACCACCGTGAGGCCCGTCTGTTGTATATTCCCGTCCTAACCCATCCCACCACCGGGGGAGTCACGGCGAGCTTTGCCATGCTGGGGGATCTCATTTTGGCAGAACCCAAGGCCACCATTGGCTTTGCCGGACGACGGGTAATCGAACAAACCCTGCGGGAAAAACTCCCCGAGGATTTCCAGACCTCCGAATATCTGCTCCAGCATGGTTTTGTAGATGCGATTGTTCCCCGTACCCAATTAAAACGAACCCTGGCCCAATTGATTAGTCTGCACCAGCCCTTCTTTCCCGTCTTACCCTTGCTCAACCATGAGGTGTCTTCCCTCGAATCAGAACCACTACCGGCCCTGGGAGAAAGTCAGGAGATCCTCAATCCCAAGGCCAGCATTATTCCCAACTGATGCTTCCCCAGCCATAACTAAAACAAAGCCAAATCCGGACAGGCTAAATAACGGAGTCTTTCCAAACGTTTTGCAAAGTAGTGATAATCCAACCGGCTACAGTCCTGGAGCTTGAGATTGTTGACCTGAATGGCCCAAGACCAGAGATAGGCCGCTTGAGTGAGGCTTGGTAGACAGACCAATTCTAGGGAGGTCAAGGGAGAAACAGCCTGGTAACCCTTTAAAAAAGCTTCCCGGACTTGACGACTCAGGCCCGTTTGGGTCGCCACCTGAAGAAATTTAGCCACATCGAAGGCCCGCCAACCGTAACCGCATTGGTCAAAATCGAAGAGGGTGGGCTGATTACTGTCGGTAAAGTGAACGTTGCCACTATGGGGATCGCCCCAACAAATTCCCCAGTAGGGCGGCTCGGTGGGTAAGGCTTGGAGTTGGTGCTTGATCCGGATGCAGATCTCTCGTAGGGATTGCCATTCTGCCTGGGCTAGGGGCCAAAAAGCGGCAAGGCTTGTGAGAGATTCATCTAACAGATGGGCGAGACTTAAGGGTTGACGCTTAGCCTGGGTGTGAAAAGACTGGGCGACGGTATGAATATTCGCGACAATTTCCCCCAACAACCAACTCTGGCT contains:
- a CDS encoding rhomboid family intramembrane serine protease, producing MSSSSKPSFAQILHNQWQILASFVAIFWGLEFLDVFVLHHRLDQFGIQPHRFIGLRGILFAPFLHGGFLHLISNTVPFLVLGWLVMLQETSDFWIVTVITMLVGGLGTWVFGAPGSVHIGASILIFGYLGFLLFRGYFQRNGASIALSLLVLFLYSGALWGLLPLQRGVSWQGHLFGFIGGALAARMIAKEKRYYSG
- the cobM gene encoding precorrin-4 C(11)-methyltransferase, with amino-acid sequence MANATSGLRPAVYFIGAGPGDPELLTVKGQRILAQAEVILYADSLVPRQMLQDVRPDAQLIATGNQTLEQILPLMIEAVHSGQRVVRLHSGDLTLYSAIHEQIQALSEADIPYECIPGISAFQAAAARLNAELTIPDLVQTIILTRISGAASAVPPAEELASLAAHQASLGLYLAARHVVAAQAQLLAHYPADTPVAICFRVGWPDEKLWLVPLSDMALVSQQENLIRTTLYLISPALKPAIHQRSRLYHPEHHHLFRPR
- a CDS encoding HEAT repeat domain-containing protein, which translates into the protein MRNYDDLSILEDALATDPLDEESLAVPAPDPELMLTLLAHPDASQRMVAARAFCELQDNRAILPLIQLLRDVCPLVRVSAAYALGRNTDAQVVEPLIHLLNTDWNGYVRKGVVWALGNCADRRALAPLLHALKTEISAVRLWAASSLPAIASLAYEDVIATIPPLIEALRRDPMAAVRSNCAWALGQLCRELPSNVVYATAIDALLEALVEDEDFGVKEDAKAALLRLGDPRGIQMIEELELEGLI
- the lgt gene encoding prolipoprotein diacylglyceryl transferase, encoding MVLLIPNCCLFFPFLTFQSPGPILLQWGPLTLRWYGLLIATAVLLGVLLSQFLAQKRHLKPELISDLALWLVLAAIPCARLYYVIFEWPNYAANPWQALAIWQGGIAIHGALIGGTLATLFFVRRHHLSFWNLADILVPSVALGQGIGRWGNFFNSEAFGRPTDLPWKLFIPPAHRPPGYLQFDYFHPTFLYESLWNFGVFALLLGVFLWGLGQPTRLKTGTVTCLYLVSYSLGRFWIEGLRMDSLMLGPLRIAQVVSLTLILLGLLGLLWLYLGKTPLPDFRGQQPTSPQTR
- a CDS encoding chromophore lyase CpcT/CpeT; protein product: MSHSTDIHTMARWLAADFSNQAQAFENPPFFAHIRVGIRPLPLSQFPEPTLFLEQAYDFMLQRPYRLRALRLKVIEGHIEIENFKIKDEEKFYGASRNPSQLHQLRPTDLEPMAGCDMIVTWTGQSFKGEVQPGKNCIIVRDGKETYLDNSFEVSEAGLISLDRGYDPATDELVWGSIAGAFQFQRWASFADEVQF
- a CDS encoding class I SAM-dependent methyltransferase — encoded protein: MSSPAPDLQAISQFFQAWDSYQQILRYNYMEHRQIAQVLQTYLQDNCWEPFTCFDLGCGDGSFSAQVFTGLPVVSYTGVDLSQPALALAQQTFQGRFPTFQLIQADVLSFIGQQREPVDVMLSAFCLHHLSQEQKQLFLKEARSCLRPGGYFLWADVVRQAGESREQYLQHYGQMMEQDWPLATAETKTLILEHIRSSDYPETSLDLQSWAAAAGFTQLERLYQGVQGTEEVWVLY
- a CDS encoding MnmC family methyltransferase; this translates as MLTPQATADGSFTFFSETFQEAFHSASGAQQEAEQKFVQACQLPALAQQRDSITLLDVCYGLGYNTAAALTAIWSVNPQCHIHLVALEQDSEVPRQALQYHLLQAWPQSIVQALTPLVETGRYQAPTLTAQVLWGDARQTLRPLAPLAADAIFLDPFSPPKCPQLWTVEFIQLLAQHLGPTGVLATYSCAASVRTALRLAGLCFGPTPQVGRRSPGTLAQWTDQGLRPLSPAEREHLQTRAAIPYRDPSLRDDASTIHQHRRQEQSRSDLEPTSRWKKRWLTFNLG
- a CDS encoding flavin prenyltransferase UbiX: MTKPLPVVLGVSGASGLIYAVRAIKFLLTAGYALELVASKASHQVWLAEQGIRMPVEPELQEQFWRQQAGVLEGGHLRCHRSGDVGANIASGSFRSLGMVVIPCSMSTVAKLAGGLSSDLLERAADVQLKEGRPLVVVPRETPFSLIHLRNLTTLAEAGARIVPAIPAWYHQPQTIEDLVDFVVARSLDQLGIDCVPLRRWQGGQGVDPSLET
- the accD gene encoding acetyl-CoA carboxylase, carboxyltransferase subunit beta — its product is MSLFDWFANREKAEPPAVQQPQEREIADGLWTKCPSCGVLTYTKDLQTNQMVCADCGHHLRVDSDERIRQLIDPKTWQPLNEHLCPTDPLKFRDRKSYQDRIKDSQKSTQLTDAVQTGTGLLDGLPVALGVMDFRFMGGSMGSVVGEKLCRLIEYATRERLPVIIICASGGARMQEGMLSLMQMAKISGALHHHREARLLYIPVLTHPTTGGVTASFAMLGDLILAEPKATIGFAGRRVIEQTLREKLPEDFQTSEYLLQHGFVDAIVPRTQLKRTLAQLISLHQPFFPVLPLLNHEVSSLESEPLPALGESQEILNPKASIIPN
- a CDS encoding deoxyguanosinetriphosphate triphosphohydrolase; protein product: MEWQQLLSAKRLGKTHPEDSSFERTAFLKDYDRIVYSTAFRRLKDKTQVFPLSKNADVRTRLIHSLEVSCVGRSLGRMVGEQIIQRHQLQQVDAADFGDILSAACLAHDIGNPPFGHAGEDAIQTAFQHWYRQDNPKGSLLSPLEKADFDQFEGNAQGFRILTRLGMPHRYGGMQLTCTTLATFTKYPRESLISSKTLKHHTGQSTRKYGFFQAEKELFQEVAETVGLVRRPGPAHWWCRHPLTFLMEAADDICYSIVDLEDGFHMGHLPFSEVRDLLAAIAETDLGEYEVNQEETIKRLRAKAINKLVVEVAQLFLDWEPSILKGEFDQSLVGQSRFADILKNIEVKTSASVFHHPNVVRIKVAGYEVLGGLLTEFLTAIYQNNKKSQLVRYMLPEQFSPAPNQSNYAKMLNITDYIAGMTDLQATLLFQQLRGITL
- a CDS encoding type II secretion system F family protein, translating into MATFVAQVKDSTGKVLKKKVDAMSPEQARLILKQQYPAIGAIKPASGEINLEFLENLLNKVTVKDKAVFSRQFSVMINAGVAIVRCLSVLGEQCPNPKLKRALGGISSEVQQGNNLSEAMRRYPECFDDLYVSMVEAGETGGVLDEVLNRLSKLLEDVARLQNQIKSAMAYPVAVGFLAVVAFLGMTIFLIPVFANIFESLGGELPGLTKFMLNLSNFLRSPLAIIPVVVIIVAVFLFKRYYSTHAGRRQVDAVMLKLPLFGPLNEKTAVARFCRVFGTLTRSGVPIIQSLEIVGDTIPNKIISDAIDGAIAEIQSGGMMSLALQKAKVFPSLAIQMISIGEETGELDSMMMKVADFYEDEVEQTVKALTSVIEPLMMVFIAGMVGTILLSMYLPMFKIFDKLGN
- a CDS encoding phosphotransferase, whose protein sequence is MQLSPFPSFSTAERAPTLASAPYPGPVFTPHPLPVVYSTLAPQALIPWTMSHYDIPIPQACRLWHRGLSDIYLLETATENYILRISHHHWRTASDINFELELLTFLAQRQLPVAAPLTTQEGKLAVPIQALEGCRYATLFPQAPGTVAIGDLNISQSWLLGEIVANIHTVAQSFHTQAKRQPLSLAHLLDESLTSLAAFWPLAQAEWQSLREICIRIKHQLQALPTEPPYWGICWGDPHSGNVHFTDSNQPTLFDFDQCGYGWRAFDVAKFLQVATQTGLSRQVREAFLKGYQAVSPLTSLELVCLPSLTQAAYLWSWAIQVNNLKLQDCSRLDYHYFAKRLERLRYLACPDLALF